The following coding sequences are from one Streptomyces sp. NBC_01232 window:
- the nuoK gene encoding NADH-quinone oxidoreductase subunit NuoK — MNPVNYLYLAALLFTIGATGVLIRKNAIVLFMCVELMLNACNLAFVAFSRMHGNLDGQIIAFFTMVVAAAEVVVGLAIIVSLFRTRHSASVDDASLMKL, encoded by the coding sequence GTGAATCCGGTCAACTACCTGTACCTGGCGGCCCTGCTGTTCACCATCGGGGCCACCGGGGTCCTGATCCGCAAGAACGCGATCGTGCTGTTCATGTGCGTCGAGCTGATGCTCAACGCCTGCAACCTCGCCTTCGTCGCGTTCTCCCGGATGCACGGCAACCTCGACGGCCAGATCATCGCGTTCTTCACGATGGTCGTCGCCGCCGCGGAGGTCGTGGTGGGCCTGGCGATCATCGTGTCGCTGTTCCGTACCCGCCACTCGGCCTCGGTCGACGACGCCAGCCTGATGAAGCTGTAA
- the nuoL gene encoding NADH-quinone oxidoreductase subunit L: MENLIALLVAAPLLGAVVLLCGGRRLDKAGHWIGTLLAAVSFGIGVALFADMLGRTADDRTLTQNLYTWIPVEGFQADMAFQLDQLSMTFVLLISGVGTLIHVYSIGYMEHDERRRRFFGYLNLFVAAMLLLVIADNYLLLYFGWEGVGLASYLLIGFWQHKPSAATAAKKAFLVNRVGDIGLSIAIMLMFTTFGTFAFEPVLASVGETSEGTLTAIGLMLLLAACGKSAQVPLQSWLGDAMEGPTPVSALIHAATMVTAGVYLIVRSAAIFNGAPDAQLVVTVVGAVTLLFGAIVGCAKDDIKKALAGSTMSQIGYMILAAGLGPIGYVFAIMHLVTHGFFKAGLFLGAGSVMHGMNDEVDMRKYGALRKYMPVTFVTFGLGYLAIIGFPGLSGFFSKDMIIEAAFAKGGTEGWILGGVTLLGAGITAFYMTRVMLLTFFGEKRWQPTVSDSGSAAGEGHMPHPHESPKSMTIPMVILAFGSVFAGGFFEIGDRFLKWLEPVTGYEHGHPPVSAMTITAATMVVLLIGVAIAWAMYGRKPVPVVAPRGSILTRAARKDLYQDDFNHVVLVRGGEHLTRSLVYLDHSVVDGVVNGTAASVGGLSGRLRKLQNGYARSYAVSMFGGTVVLIAATLLMRAV, translated from the coding sequence GTGGAGAACCTGATTGCGCTGCTGGTGGCAGCGCCCCTGCTCGGAGCGGTGGTGCTGCTGTGCGGCGGCCGGCGCCTCGACAAAGCCGGTCACTGGATCGGCACCCTGCTCGCGGCCGTCTCCTTCGGGATCGGCGTCGCACTGTTCGCCGACATGCTGGGGCGCACGGCCGACGACCGGACCCTGACCCAGAACCTGTACACCTGGATCCCCGTCGAGGGCTTCCAGGCGGACATGGCCTTCCAGCTGGACCAGCTGTCGATGACCTTCGTCCTGCTGATCTCCGGGGTGGGCACGCTCATCCACGTGTACTCGATCGGGTACATGGAGCACGACGAGCGCCGCCGCCGCTTCTTCGGCTACCTGAACCTGTTCGTCGCGGCGATGCTGCTGCTGGTCATCGCCGACAACTACCTGCTGCTCTACTTCGGCTGGGAGGGCGTCGGCCTCGCCTCGTACCTCCTGATCGGCTTCTGGCAGCACAAGCCCAGCGCGGCCACGGCCGCGAAGAAGGCCTTCCTGGTCAACCGCGTCGGCGACATCGGCCTGTCGATCGCGATCATGCTGATGTTCACGACCTTCGGGACCTTCGCCTTCGAGCCGGTGCTGGCCTCCGTCGGCGAGACCTCGGAGGGCACGCTGACGGCGATCGGCCTGATGCTGCTGCTGGCCGCCTGCGGCAAGTCGGCGCAGGTCCCGCTGCAGTCCTGGCTCGGGGACGCGATGGAGGGCCCGACCCCGGTCTCGGCCCTGATCCACGCGGCCACCATGGTGACGGCCGGTGTGTATCTGATCGTCCGCTCGGCCGCCATCTTCAACGGGGCGCCGGACGCACAACTGGTGGTCACCGTCGTGGGCGCGGTCACGCTCCTCTTCGGTGCGATCGTCGGTTGCGCGAAGGACGACATCAAGAAGGCCCTGGCGGGCTCGACGATGTCGCAGATCGGCTACATGATCCTCGCCGCGGGCCTCGGCCCCATCGGCTACGTCTTCGCGATCATGCACCTGGTGACGCACGGTTTCTTCAAGGCAGGCCTCTTCCTCGGCGCGGGTTCCGTGATGCACGGGATGAACGACGAGGTCGACATGCGCAAGTACGGCGCCCTGCGGAAGTACATGCCGGTCACCTTCGTCACCTTCGGCCTCGGGTACCTGGCCATCATCGGCTTCCCGGGCCTGTCGGGCTTCTTCTCCAAGGACATGATCATCGAGGCGGCCTTCGCGAAGGGCGGCACCGAGGGCTGGATCCTCGGCGGGGTGACCCTGCTGGGCGCCGGCATCACCGCCTTCTACATGACCCGCGTCATGCTCCTCACCTTCTTCGGCGAGAAGCGCTGGCAGCCGACGGTGTCCGACAGCGGCTCCGCCGCGGGCGAGGGCCACATGCCGCACCCGCACGAGTCCCCGAAGTCCATGACGATCCCGATGGTCATCCTGGCCTTCGGCTCGGTCTTCGCCGGCGGCTTCTTCGAGATCGGCGACCGCTTCCTGAAGTGGCTGGAGCCCGTCACCGGTTACGAACACGGCCACCCGCCGGTCAGCGCCATGACGATCACCGCGGCCACCATGGTCGTCCTCCTCATCGGCGTCGCCATCGCCTGGGCGATGTACGGCAGGAAGCCCGTCCCGGTCGTCGCCCCGCGCGGCTCGATCCTCACCCGGGCGGCCCGCAAGGACCTCTACCAGGACGACTTCAACCACGTCGTGCTGGTGCGCGGCGGGGAGCACCTGACCCGCTCGCTCGTGTACCTCGACCACAGCGTGGTCGACGGGGTGGTCAACGGGACGGCCGCCTCGGTCGGCGGACTCTCGGGCCGCCTGCGCAAGCTGCAGAACGGCTACGCCCGCAGCTACGCGGTCTCGATGTTCGGGGGCACGGTGGTCCTGATCGCCGCGACCCTGCTGATGAGGGCGGTGTGA
- a CDS encoding NADH-quinone oxidoreductase subunit M has translation MNFPLLTVTAAVPAVGAILTAAVPAARRTAAKWLALLFSLATLALAVLVAVRFDPSGDRYQLTESRSWIADFGVRYELGVDGIGVVLIGLTALLIPFVIAAGWHDADPLETKSSRWRPTQGFFALILMVEAMVIISFEATDVFLFYIFFEAMLIPMYFLIGGFGDRAHGGSDENAATQRSYAAVKFLLYNLVGGLIMLAAVIGLYVVAGNFSLQEITAARAAGTLDMSTNTERLLFLGFFFAFAVKAPLWPLHTWLPNAMGESTAPVAVLITAVVDKVGTFAMLRFCLGLFPDASKWATPVILVLALISIIYGALVAVGQRDIKRLVAYASISHFGFIILGIFAMTSQGQSGATLYMVNHGLSTAALMLVAGFLISRRGSRLIADYGGVQKVAPVLAGTFLIGGLATLSLPGLAPFVSEFLVLVGTFARYPVVGIIATVGIVLAALYTLVLYQRTMTGPVKEEVRTMPDLRLREVLVVAPLIALLIGLGVYPKVLTDIVNPAVEHTMSDVKQTDPKPEVDVEAKNGEAAK, from the coding sequence ATGAATTTCCCGCTTCTGACGGTGACGGCCGCGGTCCCCGCGGTCGGTGCGATCCTGACGGCGGCCGTCCCGGCCGCCCGCAGGACCGCCGCCAAGTGGCTCGCGCTGCTGTTCTCGCTGGCGACACTGGCCCTGGCCGTGCTCGTCGCGGTCCGCTTCGACCCCAGCGGCGACCGCTACCAGCTCACCGAATCCCGCTCCTGGATCGCCGACTTCGGCGTCCGCTACGAGCTGGGCGTCGACGGGATCGGGGTGGTGCTCATCGGGCTCACCGCGCTGCTGATCCCCTTCGTCATCGCGGCCGGCTGGCACGACGCGGACCCGCTGGAGACCAAGAGCTCCCGGTGGCGGCCGACGCAGGGCTTCTTCGCCCTGATCCTGATGGTCGAGGCGATGGTGATCATCTCCTTCGAGGCCACCGACGTCTTCCTCTTCTACATCTTCTTCGAAGCCATGCTCATCCCGATGTACTTCCTCATCGGCGGCTTCGGGGACCGGGCCCACGGCGGCTCCGACGAGAACGCGGCCACGCAGCGCTCCTACGCGGCGGTCAAGTTCCTCCTCTACAACCTGGTCGGCGGCCTGATCATGCTGGCGGCCGTCATCGGTCTCTACGTGGTCGCCGGGAACTTCTCGCTCCAGGAGATCACCGCCGCTCGGGCCGCGGGCACGCTCGACATGTCGACCAACACCGAGCGGCTGCTGTTCCTCGGCTTCTTCTTCGCCTTCGCGGTGAAGGCCCCGCTATGGCCGCTGCACACCTGGCTGCCGAACGCGATGGGCGAGTCCACCGCCCCGGTCGCCGTACTGATCACCGCGGTCGTCGACAAGGTCGGCACCTTCGCGATGCTCCGCTTCTGCCTCGGGCTCTTCCCCGACGCCAGCAAGTGGGCCACGCCCGTGATCCTGGTCCTGGCCCTGATCAGCATCATCTACGGCGCGCTGGTCGCGGTCGGCCAGCGGGACATCAAGCGGCTGGTCGCCTACGCCTCGATCTCGCACTTCGGCTTCATCATCCTTGGCATCTTCGCGATGACCTCCCAGGGCCAGTCCGGCGCCACCCTCTACATGGTCAACCACGGCCTGTCGACGGCGGCGCTGATGCTGGTGGCCGGCTTCCTGATCTCGCGGCGCGGCTCGCGGCTCATCGCCGACTACGGAGGCGTCCAGAAGGTGGCCCCGGTCCTCGCCGGCACCTTCCTGATCGGCGGCCTCGCCACCCTCTCGCTGCCGGGCCTCGCGCCCTTCGTCAGTGAATTCCTGGTCCTGGTCGGCACGTTCGCCCGGTACCCGGTCGTCGGCATCATCGCCACCGTCGGCATCGTGCTGGCCGCGCTCTACACGCTGGTGCTCTACCAGCGCACGATGACCGGCCCCGTGAAGGAGGAGGTCCGCACCATGCCGGACCTGCGCCTGCGGGAGGTGCTGGTGGTCGCCCCGCTGATCGCGCTGCTGATCGGGCTGGGCGTATACCCGAAGGTGCTCACCGACATCGTCAATCCGGCGGTGGAGCACACCATGTCGGACGTGAAGCAGACCGACCCGAAGCCCGAGGTCGACGTCGAAGCCAAGAACGGGGAGGCGGCGAAGTGA
- the nuoN gene encoding NADH-quinone oxidoreductase subunit NuoN — protein sequence MSTLTSAHSLWTLAAEVPADRIPAPTIEYAQLAPTLIVVGAAVLGILVEAFVPRKSRYYVQIFLTVAALASAFAAVVGLAAGGYGSTKAHIAAMGAIAVDGPALFLQGTILLASVVAVFTFAERRLDPAAHGNRVDSFAAQAASVPGSDSEKAAVKAGFTTTEVFPLALFAIAGMLIFPAANDLLTLFIALEVFSLPLYLLCALARRQRLMSQEAAVKYFLLGAFSSAFLLFGIALLYGYAGSVSYATIADVVDGTVGKIDPALASTMGNDALLLIGGALILMGLLFKVGAVPFHMWTPDVYQGAPTPITGFMAAATKVAAFGALLRLLYVVLPGLRWDWRPVMWAVAIVTMLAGAVIAVTQTDVKRLLAYSSIAHAGFILAGVIATSAEGVQSVLFYLGAYSFVTIGAFAVVTLVRDAGGEATHLSKWAGLGRRSPLTAAVFAVFLLAFAGIPLTSGFTGKFAVFKAAAESGAGVLVVIGVISSAIAAFFYIRVIVLMFFSEPKADGPTVAVPSPLTMTTIAVGVAVTLVLGLAPQYFLDLAGQASTFVR from the coding sequence GTGAGCACACTGACTTCCGCCCACAGCCTGTGGACACTGGCGGCCGAGGTACCGGCCGACCGGATCCCGGCACCGACCATCGAGTACGCACAGCTCGCGCCCACGCTGATCGTGGTGGGCGCGGCGGTCCTCGGGATCCTGGTCGAGGCCTTCGTGCCCCGCAAGTCCCGTTACTACGTGCAGATCTTCCTCACCGTCGCCGCGCTGGCCTCGGCCTTCGCCGCGGTCGTCGGCCTCGCGGCCGGCGGGTACGGGTCCACCAAGGCCCACATCGCCGCGATGGGCGCCATCGCGGTGGACGGGCCGGCGCTTTTCCTGCAGGGCACCATCCTGCTGGCCTCGGTCGTGGCGGTCTTCACCTTCGCCGAGCGGCGCCTGGACCCCGCGGCGCACGGCAACCGGGTGGACTCCTTCGCCGCCCAGGCGGCGTCCGTACCGGGCAGCGACAGCGAGAAGGCCGCCGTCAAGGCGGGCTTCACCACCACCGAGGTCTTCCCGCTGGCCCTGTTCGCGATCGCCGGCATGCTGATCTTCCCGGCGGCCAACGACCTGCTGACGCTGTTCATCGCCCTCGAGGTGTTCTCCCTCCCGCTGTACCTGCTCTGCGCCCTCGCCCGCCGCCAGCGGCTGATGTCGCAGGAGGCCGCGGTGAAGTACTTCCTGCTGGGCGCCTTCTCCTCCGCCTTCCTCCTCTTCGGCATCGCGCTGCTCTACGGGTACGCGGGCTCGGTCTCGTACGCGACGATCGCCGACGTGGTCGACGGCACGGTCGGGAAGATCGACCCGGCGCTGGCCTCCACCATGGGCAACGACGCACTGCTGCTGATCGGCGGAGCGCTGATCCTGATGGGCCTGCTCTTCAAGGTCGGCGCGGTCCCCTTCCACATGTGGACCCCGGACGTCTACCAGGGCGCCCCGACCCCGATCACCGGATTCATGGCGGCGGCGACGAAGGTGGCCGCCTTCGGCGCCCTCCTGCGGCTCCTCTACGTGGTCCTGCCGGGACTGCGCTGGGACTGGCGTCCGGTGATGTGGGCGGTGGCCATCGTCACGATGCTGGCGGGCGCGGTGATCGCCGTGACCCAGACGGACGTCAAGCGACTGCTGGCGTACTCCTCCATCGCGCACGCGGGCTTCATCCTGGCCGGTGTGATCGCGACCTCGGCGGAAGGGGTCCAGTCGGTCCTCTTCTACCTGGGCGCCTACTCCTTCGTGACGATCGGCGCCTTCGCGGTGGTCACGCTGGTGCGGGACGCGGGAGGCGAGGCGACACACCTGTCCAAGTGGGCGGGTCTCGGCCGGCGTTCACCGCTGACGGCGGCCGTCTTCGCGGTGTTCCTGCTCGCTTTCGCGGGCATCCCGCTGACCTCGGGCTTCACCGGCAAGTTCGCCGTGTTCAAGGCGGCGGCGGAGAGCGGCGCCGGGGTGCTGGTCGTGATCGGTGTCATCTCGTCCGCGATCGCCGCGTTCTTCTACATCCGGGTGATCGTCCTGATGTTCTTCAGCGAGCCGAAGGCCGACGGCCCGACGGTGGCCGTCCCCTCGCCGCTGACGATGACCACCATCGCGGTGGGCGTCGCGGTCACCCTGGTGCTGGGCCTGGCGCCGCAGTACTTCCTGGACCTGGCGGGGCAGGCGAGCACCTTCGTCCGCTGA
- the fahA gene encoding fumarylacetoacetase — MPQQSPLDVPEGDPFGPHNLPYGVFSTAAEGRRRIGVRIGGYVLDAGAAAVALGSPYAGLLGQPSLNPLLAAGRTAWRDVRRALTAWVTDPGHRPTVEPHLLPLDEVTLHLPYEVADYVDFYASEHHATNVGKMFRPDGDALTPNWKHLPIGYHGRSGTIVVSGTDVVRPSGQRKAPTDPAPVFGPSVKLDIEAEVGFVVGAPSELGTPVPLGAFEDHVFGLFLLNDWSARDIQAWEYVPLGPFLGKSFATSVSAWVTPLEALDAARVAPPARDFPLLPYLDDAALDRPGGFDLHITVSINGQEVAQPPFASMYWTAAQQLAHMTVNGASLRTGDVYGSGTVSGPEVGQRGSLLELTWNGRDAIELTGGKRTFLEDGDTVTLTAWAPGPDGTRVGLGEVIGRIVGSR; from the coding sequence ATGCCCCAGCAGAGCCCCCTCGATGTCCCCGAGGGCGACCCGTTCGGGCCGCACAACCTCCCCTACGGCGTCTTCTCGACCGCCGCGGAAGGCCGCCGCCGGATCGGCGTGCGCATCGGCGGGTACGTCCTCGACGCGGGGGCGGCTGCGGTCGCGCTCGGTTCCCCGTACGCCGGGCTGCTCGGGCAGCCCTCCCTCAACCCGCTGCTGGCCGCCGGCCGCACCGCCTGGCGCGATGTCCGCCGCGCGCTGACCGCCTGGGTCACCGACCCCGGCCACCGCCCCACGGTCGAGCCGCACCTGCTGCCGCTCGACGAGGTCACCCTGCACCTGCCGTACGAGGTCGCCGACTACGTCGACTTCTACGCGAGCGAGCACCACGCCACCAACGTCGGCAAGATGTTCCGCCCCGACGGCGACGCGCTGACGCCCAACTGGAAGCACCTCCCCATCGGCTACCACGGCCGCTCGGGCACCATCGTCGTCTCCGGCACCGACGTCGTCCGCCCCTCCGGGCAGCGCAAGGCGCCCACCGACCCGGCGCCCGTCTTCGGCCCGTCCGTCAAGCTCGACATCGAGGCCGAGGTCGGCTTCGTCGTCGGCGCCCCCTCCGAGCTGGGCACCCCGGTGCCGCTGGGCGCGTTCGAGGACCACGTCTTCGGGCTGTTTCTGCTCAACGACTGGTCGGCCCGGGACATCCAGGCCTGGGAGTACGTGCCGCTCGGCCCGTTCCTCGGCAAGTCCTTCGCCACCTCCGTCTCCGCCTGGGTCACCCCGCTGGAGGCCCTGGACGCTGCCCGCGTCGCCCCGCCCGCCCGGGACTTCCCGCTCCTGCCCTACCTGGACGACGCCGCGCTCGACCGCCCCGGCGGCTTCGACCTGCACATCACCGTCTCCATCAACGGGCAGGAGGTGGCGCAGCCGCCCTTCGCCTCCATGTACTGGACGGCCGCCCAGCAGCTCGCCCACATGACCGTCAACGGCGCCTCCCTGCGCACCGGCGACGTCTACGGCTCCGGAACCGTCAGCGGTCCCGAGGTCGGCCAGCGCGGCTCGCTGCTGGAGCTCACCTGGAACGGCCGCGACGCCATCGAACTCACCGGCGGCAAGCGCACCTTCCTGGAGGACGGGGACACCGTCACCCTCACCGCCTGGGCCCCCGGCCCGGACGGCACGCGCGTCGGCCTCGGCGAGGTCATCGGCCGCATCGTGGGATCGCGCTAG
- a CDS encoding HAD family hydrolase yields MTSAPPPALPYALIATDLDGTLLQAGDTISMRSYAALATARAAGAQHIVVTGRPVPQVRHVLDGLGYTGLAVCGQGAQVYDAARGLLLHSVSMDRELADVALGKIEAEIGEVYAAVNQEGLDAEMLIGPGYRMWHPHLPTVRVPRRSDLWSAPINKVLLQHPELDDDELTRVARSVVGHLVNVTMAGEHTVELQPPGIDKASGLARAADVLGVSAAETIAFGDMPNDIPMFAWSAHGVAMANSHRELVAVADEITLSNEDDGIAVVLERLFG; encoded by the coding sequence GTGACTTCCGCCCCGCCTCCGGCCCTTCCCTATGCCTTGATCGCCACCGACCTGGACGGGACTCTGCTGCAAGCCGGGGACACCATCTCCATGCGCTCGTACGCGGCACTCGCCACGGCGCGCGCGGCCGGCGCCCAGCACATCGTCGTCACCGGCCGCCCGGTCCCGCAGGTCCGGCACGTCCTGGACGGGCTCGGCTACACGGGTCTCGCGGTGTGCGGGCAGGGCGCGCAGGTGTACGACGCGGCGCGCGGGCTCCTGCTGCACTCCGTGTCCATGGACCGGGAGCTCGCCGACGTGGCCCTGGGCAAGATCGAGGCGGAGATCGGCGAGGTCTACGCGGCGGTCAACCAGGAGGGGCTGGACGCGGAGATGCTGATAGGGCCCGGCTACCGGATGTGGCACCCGCACCTGCCCACGGTCCGCGTCCCGCGCCGGTCGGACCTGTGGTCGGCGCCGATCAACAAGGTGCTGCTGCAGCACCCGGAACTGGACGACGACGAGCTGACGCGGGTCGCGCGGTCGGTGGTCGGGCACCTGGTGAACGTCACGATGGCGGGCGAGCACACGGTGGAACTCCAGCCGCCGGGCATCGACAAGGCCAGCGGGCTGGCGAGGGCGGCGGACGTGCTGGGCGTGTCCGCCGCCGAGACGATCGCCTTCGGCGACATGCCGAACGACATCCCGATGTTCGCGTGGTCGGCGCACGGGGTGGCCATGGCCAACTCCCACCGCGAGCTGGTGGCCGTCGCCGACGAGATCACCCTTTCGAACGAGGACGACGGCATCGCGGTGGTACTGGAACGACTCTTCGGCTGA
- a CDS encoding CocE/NonD family hydrolase, protein MIIRTDFPYGTTHEDVRIPLPDGVELYARIWRPVTDEPVPALLEYLPYRLTDWTAPRDWQRHPWYAGHGYASVRVDVRGHGCSGGRPGDEYDARELADGVAVVQWLAAQEWCTGAVGMFGISWGGFNSLQIAALAPEPLKAVVTVCSTDDRFDNDVHYMGGSVLAVDMHAWAATMLAFASRPPDPQFVGDGWRRQWLERLEAVEPLIHTWLSHQTRDDYWRHGSVCEDYSAIGAAVLAVGGWHDPYRDTVLRLVEHLPSARVRGLIGPWSHQYPDRGLPPGPAIGFLQETLRWWDHWLKGADNGVMEEPLLRTWISDSHPPATVYDELPGRWVGERAWPSASVIPVPYVFQGAPVDVASPQHTGLDAGRFFPFGNDADLPPDQREEDAKSACFEFPVGPEEPVEILGRPSVTLRLRLDVPYGQVVARLCDVAPDGSSTLVTRGALNLSARRGRDRALPWPVGSYEDVTFELNGIGHAFAPGHRIRLAVSSAYWPWIWPRAGSEAGWTLDPAGSALTLPVRAGSAADGGIVFDPPEQSAPLGVVFPATLDEPRPERLVVRDVARGTWRLEVDPRYGGTRVYPDGLEFSEDAEEVYEIQDADALSARAVSRWRIRLHRPERGWDARVETRSEIRCDEGGFLTSNEVVCRDGDEVVFHRTWERRLPRAAG, encoded by the coding sequence ATGATCATCCGTACCGACTTCCCGTACGGGACCACCCACGAGGATGTCCGGATCCCGCTTCCCGACGGCGTCGAGCTGTACGCCCGGATCTGGCGCCCCGTGACGGACGAGCCGGTTCCGGCCCTGCTGGAGTACCTCCCGTACCGGCTCACCGACTGGACCGCGCCGCGCGACTGGCAGCGCCACCCCTGGTACGCGGGGCACGGCTACGCCTCCGTACGGGTGGACGTGCGCGGCCACGGCTGCAGCGGCGGCCGGCCCGGGGACGAGTACGACGCCCGCGAGCTGGCCGACGGGGTCGCGGTGGTCCAGTGGCTGGCGGCCCAGGAGTGGTGCACGGGGGCGGTGGGGATGTTCGGGATCTCCTGGGGCGGCTTCAACTCCCTGCAGATCGCGGCGCTGGCCCCCGAACCCCTGAAGGCCGTCGTCACCGTCTGCTCCACGGACGACCGCTTCGACAACGACGTGCACTACATGGGCGGCTCGGTGCTCGCCGTGGACATGCACGCGTGGGCGGCGACCATGCTGGCCTTCGCCTCCCGGCCGCCGGACCCGCAGTTCGTCGGGGACGGCTGGCGCCGCCAGTGGCTGGAGCGGCTGGAGGCGGTGGAGCCGCTCATCCACACCTGGCTCTCGCACCAGACCCGCGACGACTACTGGCGCCACGGGAGCGTCTGCGAGGACTACTCGGCCATCGGCGCGGCTGTGCTCGCGGTCGGCGGCTGGCACGACCCCTACCGCGACACGGTGCTGCGGCTGGTCGAACACCTGCCGTCGGCCCGGGTACGGGGCCTGATCGGGCCCTGGTCCCACCAGTACCCGGACCGCGGGCTGCCGCCCGGGCCGGCCATCGGCTTCCTGCAGGAGACCCTGCGCTGGTGGGACCACTGGCTGAAGGGAGCGGACAACGGGGTGATGGAGGAGCCGCTGCTGCGCACCTGGATCAGCGACTCGCACCCGCCCGCGACGGTCTACGACGAGCTCCCGGGGCGCTGGGTCGGCGAGAGGGCCTGGCCCTCGGCGTCCGTCATCCCCGTCCCGTACGTGTTCCAGGGCGCGCCGGTGGACGTCGCCTCCCCGCAGCACACGGGGCTGGACGCGGGCCGCTTCTTCCCCTTCGGCAACGACGCCGACCTGCCGCCCGACCAGCGGGAGGAGGACGCGAAATCGGCCTGCTTCGAGTTCCCGGTGGGGCCCGAGGAGCCGGTGGAGATCCTGGGACGGCCGTCGGTGACGCTGCGGCTGCGGCTCGACGTGCCGTACGGGCAGGTCGTGGCCCGGCTGTGCGACGTCGCCCCGGACGGCTCCTCGACGCTGGTCACGCGGGGCGCGCTGAACCTCTCCGCCCGCCGCGGCCGGGACCGGGCGCTGCCCTGGCCGGTCGGCTCGTACGAGGACGTCACCTTCGAGCTGAACGGCATCGGGCACGCCTTCGCGCCGGGGCACCGGATCCGCCTCGCCGTGTCGTCCGCGTACTGGCCGTGGATCTGGCCGCGGGCCGGGTCGGAGGCCGGCTGGACGCTGGACCCGGCCGGCAGTGCGCTGACGCTCCCGGTGCGGGCGGGGTCGGCGGCGGACGGGGGGATCGTCTTCGATCCCCCGGAGCAGTCGGCCCCGCTGGGGGTCGTCTTCCCGGCGACGCTGGACGAACCGCGCCCGGAGCGGCTGGTCGTACGGGACGTCGCGCGCGGCACGTGGCGGCTGGAGGTGGACCCGCGCTACGGGGGCACCCGGGTGTACCCGGACGGCCTGGAGTTCAGCGAGGACGCGGAGGAGGTGTACGAGATCCAGGACGCGGACGCGCTCTCGGCGCGGGCGGTGTCGCGATGGCGGATCCGGCTCCACCGGCCGGAACGCGGCTGGGACGCGCGCGTGGAGACGCGGTCGGAGATCCGGTGCGACGAGGGCGGTTTCCTGACGTCGAACGAGGTGGTGTGCCGGGACGGGGACGAGGTGGTCTTCCACCGCACGTGGGAGCGGCGGCTGCCGCGGGCGGCGGGCTGA